The DNA window GACCACAACACCCCGACCGGGTACGCGGACCCGTCGTTCCAGCAGCGGCGCGGCGACCTGCTGACGATCGCCGACCCCACGTCGCGTACGCAGATCGAGACGCTGCGCCGCAACTGTGCCGAGTTCGGCGTCCGGCTGCACCCCCTCGGCGACGAGAACCAGGGGATCGTGCACGTCATCGGCCCGCAGTTGGGCGTCACCCAGCCCGGCATGACCATCGTCTGTGGCGATTCGCACACCGCCACCCACGGGGCGTTCGGCGCCCTGGCCTTCGGCATCGGCACGAGTGAGGTCGAACACGTCCTGGCCACCCAGACGCTGCCGCAGAGCCGCCCGAAGACGATGGCGGTGAACGTCACCGGGCAGCTCCGTCCCGGCGTGACCGCCAAGGACCTGGTGCTCGCCCTGATCGCCCAGGTGGGCACCGGCGGCGGGCGCGGCCACATCGTGGAGTACCGCGGCGAGGCGATCCGGTCGCTGTCCATGGAGGGGCGGATGACCGTCGCCAACATGTCCATCGAGTGGGGCGCCAAGGCCGGGATGATCGCGCCGGACGAGACCACCTTCGCGTACCTCAAGGGGCGGCCGAACGCCCCGCGCGGCGCCGAATGGGACGCCGCCGTGGCGTACTGGCGGACCCTCGCGACCGACGAGGGGGCGACCTTCGACGCCGAGGTGACCCTGGACGCGAGCGCCGTCACCCCGTTCGTCACGTGGGGCACGAACCCCGGGCAGGGCGCGCCGTTGGGCTCGGTCGTGCCGGACCCGGAGGAGTTCGACACCGACGCCGAGCGGGTCGCCGCGCGCCGGGCGCTGGAGTACATGGACCTGACCGCCGGTACCCCGCTGCGGGACCTGGCCGTCGACGTGGTCTTCGTCGGCTCCTGCACCAACGGCCGGCTGGAGGACCTGCGCGCCGCCGCCGACGTGCTGCGCGGGCACAAGGTCGCCGACGGCGTACGGATGCTCGTGGTGCCCGGCTCCGCCGCCGTCCGGGAGGCCGCCGAGGCCGAGGGGCTGGACAAGGTCTTCACCGACGCCGGTGCCGAGTGGCGCTTCGCTGGCTGCTCCATGTGCCTGGGCATGAACCCGGACACGCTCGCCCCCGGCGAGCGCTCCGCCTCGACCTCCAACCGCAACTTCGAGGGCCGCCAGGGCCGGGGCGGACGCACCCACCTGGTCTCACCGCCGGTCGCCGCCGCCACCGCCGTGGTCGGCCGGCTGGCCGCCCCCGCCGACCTGTAGAAGGGCAGCCGCGACAGATGGACAAGTTCACCGTGCACACCGGCACCGCCGTGCCGCTGCGTCGTTCCAACGTGGACACCGATCAGATCATCCCCGCCGTGTACCTCAAGCGGGTGACCCGGACCGGGTTCGCCGACGGGCTCTTCAGCGCCTGGCGGGAAGATCCGGAGTTTCTGTTGAACGATCCCGGGTTCTCGGGTGCGTCGATTCTTGTGGCCGGCCCGGAGTTCGGCACCGGGTCCTCCCGGGAGCACGCCGTGTGGGCCCTTCGGGACTGGGGCTTCCGGGCCGTGGTCTCGCCCCGTTTCGGCGACATCTTCCGGGGCAACGCGCTCAAGGAGGGCCTCCTGCCGGTCGAGTTGGAATTGAAAGCCGTCGAGGAACTGTGGAACCTCGTCGAGTCCGACCCGGCCACCCCGGTCACCGTCGACCTCACCTCCCGGCAGGTCCGGGCCGGGGACGCCAGCTGGTCGTTCCCGCTGGACGACTTCAGCCGTTGGCGGCTGATGGAGGGCTTGGACGACATTGGACTCACCCTTCGACACGAGGCCGAGATCAGCGTGTACGAGCGCACCCGGTCGCCGTTCCTGCCCTCCGTGGCATAGCCGGACGCGCGATCCGGCATCGGTTTACGCCCCCACCGGCCCGGCCGGTGGGGGCGAATCCGTTGCGACACAAGGCCTTTTTTCCACCGAATGTTTGTGTCCAGGCAGCACAGGGCATACCGTGCGCGCAGAATGGCTCGCGTCGAGTCAGTTGCACAATCGGGAGGAAGTCGTGAACAAGGCCGAGCTCATCGAGGCGCTCGCCGTTCGCCTGGGGGACCGGAAGACGGCGACGGCCGCGCTCGACGCGGTCCTCGCTGAGGTCCAGGCGGCGGTTACCAAGGGCGAGAAGGTGGCGATCACCGGATTCGGAGCGTTCGAGAAGCGCGTGCGGGGCGCCCGAACAGCGCGCAACCCGCGGACAGGCGAGGCGGTGAAGGTCAAGAAGACATCCGTCCCGACCTTCCGGCCGGGTGCCGGTTTCAAGGAGATGGTGGCCAGCGGCAAGGTGCCGAAGAACACGGTGGCGGCGAAGAAGACCGCCGCCACGGCCGCGAAGACCACGGCCGCGAAGACCACCGGCGCCAAGGCCACCGGCGCCAAGGCCACGGGTGCGAAGGCGGCCGGAGCGGCGAAGAAGACGACCGCGGCGAAGACCACCGCGGCCAAGAAGACCACCGCGGCGAAGGCGACCAAGACCGCCGCCGCCAAGAAGACCACCGCGAAGAAGACCACGGCGGTCACCAAGAAGGCCGCCCCGGCGAAGAAGACCACCGCCAAGGCGACCAGGAGCGCGGCGACCAAGAGCGCGGCGGCCAAGAAGGCGCCGGCGAAGAAGACCCCGGCCAAGAAGGCGGCCACCCGGCGCTGACGGGCGGCGACGCGCAGAGCGAGAAGAGCGGCCACCCGCGCGGTGGCCGCTCTTCTCGTATACGAGGTGCGGGCATCCGTGGCTCTCGGCGGCCCGTTGACCGCAACCGCCCCGCGCACGCAGAATCGCCGGACCACCACCGGTCGGCGAAAGGCATCCCGTGCGCCACCGCCACCTGGAAACCGCCACGCTCGCCGTGGGCGTCGTCGTCCTGGCCGACGTGCTGCGCGTCTTCCTCCCGTCCGTCATCACCGTCTTCGGGCAGGCCGCCGCCACCCCCGCCCCGCTGCTGGGCGCGTTCGCGCTCGGCTGGTTCGTGCTCGCCCTGTTCGCCCCGGCCCTCGTCCGCCGGCTCGGGGCCCGCCCGGTCGCGACCGTCGCCGCCGTGGCCCTGGCCGCCGCCCGGCTCGCGCTGACCGCCGCGCCGGGCGGGCGTACGCAGCTCTGGCTGGCCACCGTGGGCCTCCTCGCCGGGCTGGTCTGGCTCGCCGGCACCGCCGCGCGGACGGACCGGCCGCTGCCCGGGCTGGCGCTGGGACTGGCCCTCGGCGCGGTCACCCACGCGGCGGTCGACACGTACGACCTGGTGTGGCGCTCGGGTTGGGCCGGCTGGGCCGGCAGCGGGGCCCTCGTGGCGCTCTTCCTGGCCGGGACGGCGCGGCTGGCGTCCACGCCGGCCGCGAGCGCGTCACCGGCGCGCCCGGGCGGCGCCCGGGTGTGGCTGCTCGCCGGCCCGGCGCTGCTGCTCACCGGCATGGTGGCGCTGTCCCCGGCGGTGGCGGGGACCGCCTCGTCGTACCGGCGCGGCCCGGCCGCCGGCCTCGCCGGTCCGCCGGTCGCCGGTGACCTGCCGATCCTGCTGGCCTCGGCCGTCGCCCTGTTCCTGCTCGCGGCGCTGGCCCGGCCGCCCCGGGGCCCCGCGCGGCTGTGCGGGCCGGTCGCGGCGCTCGCCGGAGCGGCCCTGTTCGCCGCCGACCGCCCCGGCTGGCTGGCGCCGGCGATCCTGCTGACCGCCGCCGGCACCGGGGGCTGCCTGAGCCTCGCCGGGACCGCCCCGCCGCCGTCGGTGCCGCCCGCCGGCCCGGGTCAGGCGGACGGGCGCCCGACCCGGCCCGCCCTGGCGGCGGTGCTCGGCATGCTGGTCTTCGCCGTGGCCGTCTTCGCCTACCACGCCGCCTACGACCTGGGCTACCCCAACGGGTCCGTGCCGGTGGCCGTGGCCGGCTTCGTCGCCGTCGTGGCCCTCGCCCCCGGCCGCGTCCGGGCCTCCGCCGCCGGAGCCCACCCGCGGGTGCCGCCGCGGCTCCGATCAGCCCGGATCGCCGCCGGCGCGTTCCTGTGTGCCTTCGTCGCGGCCGGCCTGTCCCAGCCCGCCCCGGCCACGTCCCGCCACCAGGAGCCCCCGACGGCGGTTCGGGTGGTGGCGTACAACGTCCGGATGGGGTACGGCCTGGACGGGCGGCTCGACCCGGACGGGCTGGCCACCGTCGTGGCGGGACAGCAGCCCGACGTGGTGGTGCTCAGCGAGGTGGACCGGGGCTGGCTGCTCAACGGCGGCCACGACGTCCTCACGCTGCTGGCGAGGCGGCTCGGCATGACGTACGTCTTCGCGCCCGCCGCCGACCCGCTCTGGGGCGACGCGGTGCTCAGTGGCCTCCCGCTGGCGTCGGCCCGGACCCGGAAGCTGGCGGCGGCCGGCGCGCCCACCGGGGCGCAGGCGCTCGGCGTCACCGTCGACATCGGCGGTGGCGCGGGCCTGGCGGTGGTCGCCACCCACCTGCAACCGCCGCCCGGGCGCGAGCCGGTGGCGCAGGCCCGCGCGGTGGCCGACTTCGCCCTCGGGTACGCGGCCGGCCGGCCGCTGGTGGTGGCCGGAAACCTGAACACCGAGCCGGGGGCACCCGCGTACGCCGAGCTCACCCGGGCCGGGCTCGTCGACGCGCTGGCCGCGGCCCGCCCGCAGCCCACCAGCCCGGCCGGCGACCCGCGCACGGAGATCGACCACGTCCTGGTGCGGCCGGGGACGGCCGTCAGCCACCCGGCGGCGCCACGCAGCACCGCCAGCGACCACCTGCCCGTCGCGGTGACCGTCCACCTGCCGCCACCCTGAACCGGCGCGGCGTTGGCGTGGCAGGGAAACCCCTCCCGACCGCAGGCGTCAGGAGGGGCCCTCCTCACAGGCGGTCGGCGGCCAGGAGGCCGTCCGCGGCGAACGCGAGCAGCCAGCCGCCGCCCTTCGGCGTGACGTAGTCGCCGGGGCGGCCGGCCAGGCGTTCCAGCGCGCCGGGAACGACCTTGCCCTGGCTGCACGCCGCGACCGGTTCTCCGGCGGCGGCCAACTCGGCGAGGCACCCCGCGGCCGCCAGGGCCCGCTCGTCCGGGTCCTGACCGCCCACCGGCTCGTCGAGGTCGCCCGTCACCTCGATGGGCAGGTCGAGCAGGGCGGCGGCCGGGTCGAGGGTCTGCACGCACCGCCGGGCGGACGCCGAGATCAGCCGGGCCGGCCCGAGCAGGGCGATCAGGGGCGCCAGCCGGTGCGCCTGGGCCCAGCCGGTCGCGTCGAGCGGGCGGCCGGCGTCCGGGCCGCTCCAGGTGCCGCGCGCGCCGGCGTGGGCGTGCCGGACCAGCGCCATCGTCCCGGTCACCGGGGGCAGGGCGGCGAACGCGGCCAGCACCTCGCCGTCGTGCGGGTAGCTGACCAGGCGTACGGCGTCGGCGGCGGGCAGCCAGCGCACCTCGTCGACCTCCGTGTCGGGCTGGAACCCGCCCTCGCCGACCACCCGCATCGACCAGTAGTCGACCACCTTGGGCCGGCCCTCGCTGCGGTACCGCGCGCGGGGCAGCCGCACCTGCGGGACCACCCGCACGTCGGCCTCCTCGGCCAGCTCCCGGACGGCCGCCGTCAGCGGGTGCTCGCCCGGGTCCAGCTTCCCCTTCGGCAGCGACCAGTCGCCGTACCGGGGGCGGTGCACCAGGCAGACCCGTACGCCGTCGCCGTCGGCGCGCCAGGCCACCCCGCCCGCCGCCCGGATCGCATCCTGCTCCGCCATCCGCTCAGCCTAGGGTCAACCGGCCGTGCCGCCGACGCGGCGCAGCAGCAGGTCCTGCAGATGGGTCAGCGGCGCCTCCGGCGTCCCGGCCCGCCGCGTCCAGGTGCCGTCCCCGGCCAGCTCGAACGCCTCCACGTCCGGGCTGAACGCGGCGGTGAGCACGTGGTCCAGCTCGGCCCGCGCCACCGGGTCGCTCACCTGCACCAGCGCCTCCACCCGCCGGTCCAGGTTGCGGTGCATCAGGTCCGCCGAGCCCATCCAGAACTCCGCCTGCCCGTCGTTGCCGAACCGGAAGATCCGCGAGTGCTCCAGGAACCGGCCGAGGATCGAGCGGACGCGGATGTTGTCCGAGAGCCCCGGAACCCCGGGCCGCAGCGTGCACATGCCCCGGATCAGCAGGTCGACGTGCACCCCGGCCCGGGAGGCGCGGTAGAGCGCGTCGACGACCTCCTCGTCGACCAGCGAGTTCACCTTGATCTGCACCAGCCCCGGCACGCCGAGCCGGACGTGGGTGATCTCCCGCTCGATCCGCTCGACCAGTCCCCGGCGGATGCCCTGCGGGGCCACCAGCAGCCGCCGGTACGCGGTCTGCCGGCTGTAGCCGGTGAGCACGTTGAACAGGTCGGTCAGGTCGGCGCCGATCTCCGGGTCGGCGGTGAGCATGCCGAAGTCCTCGTACAGCCGGGCGGTCTTCGGGTGGTAGTTGCCGGTGCCGATGTGGCAGTAGCGCCGGATCTGGTTGCCCTCCTGGCGTACCACCAGGGCCGTCTTGCAGTGCGTCTTCAGCCCCACCAGGCCGTACACCACGTGGCAGCCGGCCCGCTCCAGCGTGCGCGCCCAGCCGATGTTCGCCACCTCGTCGAAGCGGGCCTTCAGCTCGACGAGCACCACCACCTGCTTGCCGGCGGCGGCGGCGTCGACCAGCGCGTCGACGATCGGGGAGTCGCCGCTGGTGCGGTAGAGGGTCTGTTTGATGGCCAGCACGTCGGGATCGGCGGCGGCCTGCTCGACGAACCGCTGCACGCTCGTCGCGAACGAGTGGTACGGGTGGTGCACCAGCACGTCACCGTCCCGGAGGGTGGCGAAGACGCTGCGCGGCACCTCGCCCTCGGTGAGCCGGGGGTGGGTGGCCGGCACGAACGGCGGGTCCTTCAGGTCGGGGCGGTCGGCCTCGCCGTAGAGCTGCCACAGGGCGGACAGGTCGAGCAGGCCGCGCACCCGCAGCACGTCCTGGGCGTCCATGTCCAGCTCGCGGACCAGCAGCTCCAGCATGTGGTCGGAGATGGAGGCGGCGACCTCCAGGCGTACCGGGGGACCGAACGGGCGGCGGGCCAGCTCCCGTTCCAGGGCCTGGAGCAGGTCCTCGTCGCGGTCCTCGTCGACCTCGACCTCGGCGTTGCGGGTCACCCGGAACAGGTGGCACTCGACCACCTGCATCCCGGAGAAGAGCTGCCCCAGGTGCACCGAGATCAGCTCCTCCACCGGCAGCACCCGCACACCGGGGGCCTCCCGGTCGACCCGGACGAAGCGCGGCACGTTGTTCGGCACCTTGACCCGGGCGAACAACTCCGATCCGCCGTCCGGGTCGCGGACCGTGACGGCCAGGTTCAGCGACCGGCCGGAGATGTACGGGAACGGGTGCGCCGGATCCACGGCGAGCGGGGTGAGCACCGGGAAGACGTGCTCGCGGAAGTAGGTGCGCAGCCGTTCCCGCTCGGGGGCGTCCAGGTCGGTCCAGCGCAGGATGCGGATGTCCTCGGCGGCGAGCTTCGGCAGCACGTCGTCCACGAAGCAGGCGGCGTGCCGGGCGACCAGCGTGGCGGTCTTCTCGGCGATCAGCTCCAGCTGGGCACGCAGCGGCAGCCGGTCACCGCCGCGCACCGGCAGGCCGGCCGACAGGCGGCGCTTCAGGCCGGCCACCCGCACCATGTAGAACTCGTCGAGGTTGCTGGCGAAGATGGCCAGGAACTTCGCCCGCTCCAGCAGCGGGGTGCGCGGCTCCTCGGCCAGGGCGAGAACGCGGGCGTTGAAGTCGAGCCAGGACAGCTCCCGGTTGAGGAAGCGGTCGTCGGGCAGCGGCTCGGGCGGCGGTGGCTCGTCGTCGGGGCCGGGCGCCGCCGGTGGTTCGAGCACCTCGCCGGCGCCGGACGGCGCCGCCGGGGCGGCCTCGGACACCGGGTCGAGCACCTCCTCCAGGCCGGCGGAGGCGACCGCGGCGGCGGGACCGGCGGTCACGGGGTCGTCCTCGCCGACCTCGCGGGCGCGGTACCGCCCGTCCGGCCCGCGCGGCCGGGCCCCGTTGCGGGCGAACGCGGGCGCGCCGGAGGAGTCCCGGCTGTCGTCGGGCCGGCCGGTGTGGGGCTCGCGAGGGGTGCTCACCCGCCCATAATCACCCGAAGCCGGTTAACGCAAAATGAACTCGCTCCGGTAGCTCAGGGCATCGTCGGCAACGTCACCCGGACGATCTCCCCGGCGGCGTCGGTCTCGACCCGGACCCGCTGGCCGAGTCGCAGCAGCCGCAGCCCGGAGGCGTCGAAGGCGCGGGCCGGGAAGGCCAGCTCGGTGCCGTCGTCCAGAAGCAGCACGCCGCTGCGCGTCGCCGCGTCGTAGGTGGCCACCGTGCCCTGCATGCCAGCACCGTACACCGGGCGGTCAGGCCGGGCGGGCCGCCAGCCGGCCGGCGGCGGCGACGGCGACGGCGGCGGCGGTGCGCGGCCCGAGCCCGAGCCGGGCGGCCGCCGCCAGGTCGGCCGCGGTGTCCACGTCCCGACGCAGGGTGGGCAGCTCGCCGGCCAGCGGCAGCGCGCCGCTGGCCAGGTGCGCCGCCGCCGAGCCCACGCCGAACCGGGGGTCCAGCGGCACGCCGGGCGGCGCGGCGAGCAGCACCGTGCCGCTGCCCGGGGCGTCGGCCACGAACCGGCGTACCCCCGGCGGGCCGGCGGCGACCGCGCACAGCGCCGCGGCCAGCTCGTCCGGGCGCAGCGCAGGCAGGTCGGCGGTGAGCCCGGCCAGCCAGGCGCCGCCGTTCGCGGCCGCGACCTGCGCGCCGTGCCGGAAGGCCGCGTTCAGGCCGGCGCCCGGGGCGTCCGGCACCGCCCGGGCGCCCGCCCCGCCGGCCGCCGCCGCCACCCGCGGATCGTCGGTGACCACCACCACATCGGCCACCGCCGGGCACGCGAGCGCCGCGGCGACCGTGTCGGCCGCCAGGGCCAGCGCCAGCTCCTCGTGCGGTACGCCCGGCAGCGCCCCGCGCAGGCGGCTCTTCGCCACGCCGAGACGCTTCACCGGCACCACCACAGTCCAGGCTCGCTGCCGCACGGCACAATCCTGCCAGCCGGGTGGCGGTACCCTCACTGGCCGTACCCCGGGCGAGCAGGCATGATTTCGCTGCGGGCGGCGCGGGCGGGTGCGGCCGCGGGTCGGGCTACGAGGAGGCAGGGTGACACGGCGCAGGCTGGGATTCTGGCAACGGTTCGCCGTGGTGGTGGTCAAGCCCGTGATGACGGTCTGGACGCGGCGTACCTGGCGTGGCATGGAGCACCTGCGCCACGACGGCGGCGTCATCATCGTGCCGAACCACCTCTCGCACGCAGACCCGCTGGTCTCCGCGCACTTCGTCTACGACGCCGGGCGCTGGCCGCGGTTCCTCGCCAAGGCCAGCCTCTTCCGGCTGCCGCTGGTGGGCGGGATCCTGCACCGGTGCCGGCAGATCCCGGTGGAGCGCGGCTCCGTCGACGCGGCGAGGTCGCTGGACGCCCTGGTCGCCGCCGT is part of the Micromonospora olivasterospora genome and encodes:
- the leuD gene encoding 3-isopropylmalate dehydratase small subunit; this encodes MDKFTVHTGTAVPLRRSNVDTDQIIPAVYLKRVTRTGFADGLFSAWREDPEFLLNDPGFSGASILVAGPEFGTGSSREHAVWALRDWGFRAVVSPRFGDIFRGNALKEGLLPVELELKAVEELWNLVESDPATPVTVDLTSRQVRAGDASWSFPLDDFSRWRLMEGLDDIGLTLRHEAEISVYERTRSPFLPSVA
- a CDS encoding RNA degradosome polyphosphate kinase — its product is MSTPREPHTGRPDDSRDSSGAPAFARNGARPRGPDGRYRAREVGEDDPVTAGPAAAVASAGLEEVLDPVSEAAPAAPSGAGEVLEPPAAPGPDDEPPPPEPLPDDRFLNRELSWLDFNARVLALAEEPRTPLLERAKFLAIFASNLDEFYMVRVAGLKRRLSAGLPVRGGDRLPLRAQLELIAEKTATLVARHAACFVDDVLPKLAAEDIRILRWTDLDAPERERLRTYFREHVFPVLTPLAVDPAHPFPYISGRSLNLAVTVRDPDGGSELFARVKVPNNVPRFVRVDREAPGVRVLPVEELISVHLGQLFSGMQVVECHLFRVTRNAEVEVDEDRDEDLLQALERELARRPFGPPVRLEVAASISDHMLELLVRELDMDAQDVLRVRGLLDLSALWQLYGEADRPDLKDPPFVPATHPRLTEGEVPRSVFATLRDGDVLVHHPYHSFATSVQRFVEQAAADPDVLAIKQTLYRTSGDSPIVDALVDAAAAGKQVVVLVELKARFDEVANIGWARTLERAGCHVVYGLVGLKTHCKTALVVRQEGNQIRRYCHIGTGNYHPKTARLYEDFGMLTADPEIGADLTDLFNVLTGYSRQTAYRRLLVAPQGIRRGLVERIEREITHVRLGVPGLVQIKVNSLVDEEVVDALYRASRAGVHVDLLIRGMCTLRPGVPGLSDNIRVRSILGRFLEHSRIFRFGNDGQAEFWMGSADLMHRNLDRRVEALVQVSDPVARAELDHVLTAAFSPDVEAFELAGDGTWTRRAGTPEAPLTHLQDLLLRRVGGTAG
- a CDS encoding HU family DNA-binding protein, producing the protein MNKAELIEALAVRLGDRKTATAALDAVLAEVQAAVTKGEKVAITGFGAFEKRVRGARTARNPRTGEAVKVKKTSVPTFRPGAGFKEMVASGKVPKNTVAAKKTAATAAKTTAAKTTGAKATGAKATGAKAAGAAKKTTAAKTTAAKKTTAAKATKTAAAKKTTAKKTTAVTKKAAPAKKTTAKATRSAATKSAAAKKAPAKKTPAKKAATRR
- a CDS encoding cold-shock protein translates to MQGTVATYDAATRSGVLLLDDGTELAFPARAFDASGLRLLRLGQRVRVETDAAGEIVRVTLPTMP
- the leuC gene encoding 3-isopropylmalate dehydratase large subunit; the encoded protein is MVGVTPELRTLAEKVWDAHVVRSAEGEPDLLYIDLHLLHEVTSPQAFDGLRLAGRRVRRTDLTLATEDHNTPTGYADPSFQQRRGDLLTIADPTSRTQIETLRRNCAEFGVRLHPLGDENQGIVHVIGPQLGVTQPGMTIVCGDSHTATHGAFGALAFGIGTSEVEHVLATQTLPQSRPKTMAVNVTGQLRPGVTAKDLVLALIAQVGTGGGRGHIVEYRGEAIRSLSMEGRMTVANMSIEWGAKAGMIAPDETTFAYLKGRPNAPRGAEWDAAVAYWRTLATDEGATFDAEVTLDASAVTPFVTWGTNPGQGAPLGSVVPDPEEFDTDAERVAARRALEYMDLTAGTPLRDLAVDVVFVGSCTNGRLEDLRAAADVLRGHKVADGVRMLVVPGSAAVREAAEAEGLDKVFTDAGAEWRFAGCSMCLGMNPDTLAPGERSASTSNRNFEGRQGRGGRTHLVSPPVAAATAVVGRLAAPADL
- a CDS encoding NUDIX hydrolase produces the protein MAEQDAIRAAGGVAWRADGDGVRVCLVHRPRYGDWSLPKGKLDPGEHPLTAAVRELAEEADVRVVPQVRLPRARYRSEGRPKVVDYWSMRVVGEGGFQPDTEVDEVRWLPAADAVRLVSYPHDGEVLAAFAALPPVTGTMALVRHAHAGARGTWSGPDAGRPLDATGWAQAHRLAPLIALLGPARLISASARRCVQTLDPAAALLDLPIEVTGDLDEPVGGQDPDERALAAAGCLAELAAAGEPVAACSQGKVVPGALERLAGRPGDYVTPKGGGWLLAFAADGLLAADRL
- a CDS encoding endonuclease/exonuclease/phosphatase family protein is translated as MRHRHLETATLAVGVVVLADVLRVFLPSVITVFGQAAATPAPLLGAFALGWFVLALFAPALVRRLGARPVATVAAVALAAARLALTAAPGGRTQLWLATVGLLAGLVWLAGTAARTDRPLPGLALGLALGAVTHAAVDTYDLVWRSGWAGWAGSGALVALFLAGTARLASTPAASASPARPGGARVWLLAGPALLLTGMVALSPAVAGTASSYRRGPAAGLAGPPVAGDLPILLASAVALFLLAALARPPRGPARLCGPVAALAGAALFAADRPGWLAPAILLTAAGTGGCLSLAGTAPPPSVPPAGPGQADGRPTRPALAAVLGMLVFAVAVFAYHAAYDLGYPNGSVPVAVAGFVAVVALAPGRVRASAAGAHPRVPPRLRSARIAAGAFLCAFVAAGLSQPAPATSRHQEPPTAVRVVAYNVRMGYGLDGRLDPDGLATVVAGQQPDVVVLSEVDRGWLLNGGHDVLTLLARRLGMTYVFAPAADPLWGDAVLSGLPLASARTRKLAAAGAPTGAQALGVTVDIGGGAGLAVVATHLQPPPGREPVAQARAVADFALGYAAGRPLVVAGNLNTEPGAPAYAELTRAGLVDALAAARPQPTSPAGDPRTEIDHVLVRPGTAVSHPAAPRSTASDHLPVAVTVHLPPP
- the cofC gene encoding 2-phospho-L-lactate guanylyltransferase yields the protein MRQRAWTVVVPVKRLGVAKSRLRGALPGVPHEELALALAADTVAAALACPAVADVVVVTDDPRVAAAAGGAGARAVPDAPGAGLNAAFRHGAQVAAANGGAWLAGLTADLPALRPDELAAALCAVAAGPPGVRRFVADAPGSGTVLLAAPPGVPLDPRFGVGSAAAHLASGALPLAGELPTLRRDVDTAADLAAAARLGLGPRTAAAVAVAAAGRLAARPA